GCAGAAAAATCCCTTTGATTTTGCCCCGGCGAGGGGAGCGGGAGGAGGGGGAGCCCCGTCCCGGCGAGCAGGTGCGGCTGGCGCACAGCGACTCGCCTTATCATGTCCCAGCTCTGCGCGAGGCtggagggggccgggggggttGTGGTGCCCCCAGCACGTATGTGGGAGCTGGCTCCATCGCCTGGGTCCTGTGGCAAAACCCCCCGagaggggctggtggggcaggATGGGCAAAGGCGGGCTCCTTGACTTGTGCCTGTACCAGGGGGGCTGGGACCAGGAGGATGCCCGGGGTTTGCCCCTGCCTCCAGCTTTTCTCCCAATTGCATAAAAATCCCCCTTTAGCaagggggaaactgaggcacagagatgCTGAGACCTGCTTAAGCAGTTGGGGGGTGATtgcctgctcccccagccccaggagtTTGCTCACCCCTGCTTCTGCAACAAGACCCAAAGGGCCACGTCCTTCAGGGAACAAGGCCATGGTGGTGACACTGAGCCAGGGCTACGGGCGACGGGGATGCCACCACCACCCTGAAGCAGCCTTCTCCGCCACGGCTGATCCTTTGTCTCTGCCTTCCCTCGCCTCTCGCAGCTCTCCCCCCCCCGGCTTTTGTGTTATTACAaattataaaacaattttttcctgcCGTCCCGCattcttctgcctcctgcaagaattttaatgtatttatttttgctatcaGGGGAAAGCGCCGTGTTACTCGGCCACCCtcgggcagccccagccccgcttGGCCACTGATGGAAATTAATGATGGGGGATGCAGGGGGAGAGCAGAcacccctgcacccctgcagcagagaggcgGGGGGACGAGTGTCCCCCCCAACCAGCCGCGGTTTCCCCAGTGGCAAGATCTGAGTGCGGAGGATGGAGAACTGGGCTATGGCAGGGAAAGATGATGGGGCAGTGGGGGCTGATCtccaggagatgctgctggttatgggctggggaggggacggCTGTTgggtggctgggcagggccaAGGGGTGCTTTGGGGTCCAGCTGCAGAGTGCTGTGATGGGGAATCCTGTCCCCATGTAGCAGCATGGCTTTGGGCTTcccctggggaggaggagaccTCCCCCAGACACCAACCCGCCCTGCCCCGTGCAACAGCATCCCCAGTGGTCCCCATCCTGCTCCTGGGACAAAGCACCCCCTGAGTACCCCATCCTGCTCGGGGACACAGCCCCCCCTCACCGACCCTCCTCTGCCCCTAATCTGGTACCCCAGTGCTGCACTGCGCTCCGGCTCTCGCTCCCCACTGCATGGCCCCAAGGGCGGGGATTGAGgtgccctgctcccccagcccccctgccccacagccgCAAGGTTGAGGGGGCTCTGGCCGCTGGGAGGGAGCGGACGGGGGGAGGAAGGAACGGGCCTTTCCCGCTGCGGGGAAAGTGCGGCGATTTCCAACCCAAACACCCCGGCACTCAGCAGCCGCATACTTTCCCAGCGTCCCTCCCCTCCTTTATTCCCGAGGACATTGGCGATCAAACCCAGGTTGGCCCcatctcctgctcctgcagtgAGGTCATCGAGCTGTGTTTGTGACATCCCGGCATCTCCATGGCAGCGCACTGTGATGTCATAAGCCCAGGGTTGCGACCTCACGGCAGGAGGAGAATGATCTTATTAAAACAACATGGTCCCCATCCGCGCCTGCTCACAGCTAGGGGACTCCGGTGCAGGGTAACGGCCagcggaggggctgggggcagctggggggatgctggggacGGAGGCCTCCCTGGGTTCATGTCACCAGTGGGAGCTGGTGGTGATGCCGGGCACAATCCAGTGCCCAAAGCAGAAGGCAGCCCCCAGCGCTGAGCTCCCCGACCGATGCAAACACACAAGCCCCGTGGTGCTGGGGTGACAGTGAATTTGGGGACAGCCACACCAGGGCTCACTGCTCAGGGGTCCCCCAGGCTCAGCCGCAGTGCTGCCCACCTCTGAGGCCGAGCGTCTGGGGCCTTATCGGGGCACAGAGCCCTTTCATATCGGGCCGGCGGGTGGCGAGCGGAGCTGACGAGGACCTGTCCCCAGATCAGAGCCGCCCGGTGCTGACAGCGACTGCGGGGCCTGTTCTTAAATTAGATGGGTCCCCCGCCCCCCCTGGCCGGTGCTCCTGGCCCCTGCCCCATGGCCAGACACAGCCCGGGACATCCCTGCCCACGATGCTCCGCGTGGCCAGTGTGTCCCACACACACATGTGTGCACACGTGTGGGCACACACCGTACCCCTGAGGAGGGCTGTTTGGTGTCTGGGCATCACTCGGCACTGACACGTGGgtgatggatggatggaggggTGAATGGGAGGATGGACAGACGGATGGGTGCGTGGCTAGCTGGATGGATGTGCAGGTAGGTGTGGGATGGATGGGAAGTGATGCACGTGTTTGTCAGTGGATGCATGGGTGAGTGCGCAGGCAGCTCAGTAGATGGACGGAGAGATGGCTGTGAGATAGAAAGCTGCATGCAAgtgtggatggatggatggatggatggatggatggatggacagatggacggacggacggacggacagacagacaggagaaaggaaggcCCTAGCAGTCCTTAGTGAGCCCCTGTGGCTCTGGACATTGTTGCTCTTTCCCAACAACCTCAGtttcacacagcagcagcaaaggtccagctctgtgctgggagagaagggaaCATCCATGTCCCAAGGGGAGAAAATTTGCCTTTCTCTCTGCACAACAACTCGCGGGCCTGACCTTGTGCCGCTGCAGCAGTGCACCCTCGCTGCTAGCACAGGATCCGCTCTCCACTGCccagaggggaaactgaggccaGGGGGACCGGCTTGCAGTGCAGCGAAGCTGAAACCACCCTTCTCCAGGCAGGCACGGTGCTGTGGCCAGTcctgctccctccagctccctgcacaTCCGTCTGTCCAGCCACGGGAAGGACACACATTGCTTGGGCTGGGAGCGATGCCGCTGGGAGGGGCTGTCCTTGGGCCCCCGCGGGCCGTAAACATGATGTCATGTGGCAGCGTACACAGCCCGCTCTGTGCACGGGTCCCCGAATGGGCTTCACAAGTTCTGCGTGGGAGGCATCGACCGTGGCCCACAGCCAAGGGAACTGGAGTTGGGAGATAAAATCAGGTTTGCTTTGGGCTGGAGCAAACAGCCTTTTGCAGGAGGACTAAGGGACAGGGAAAGCAACTGGAGAGGGGGGACACCTCCCTGTCTCAGAGGGCTTGGTGGGAGCAGAGGCGATGGGGGACGCCCCAGCAAAGCCCAGTGCTGGTCTTGCCAGTCCCAGGTCAGCTCCCTTCGCGCCTACTTGACTTAGAATAACTCTGTAGACACTTGAAGTCACTAATCAGCCAGGACCACTTgagagcagccccagggctgcctcCCGTCTCCCACGATAACGGGGCCGCCAGCCCCAGGCTTGCTCCGACGTCCCGCTCCCACGTCCTCAGGAAAGGTCCTGGCCCACTGGGGCCCCACAGGGCACGAAGCGGGGGGAGCCTGGAGCAGAGCTCACCACTGGGTGCTGAGCCCCATGTGGTGTGCAGTGGGGGGACCATCATGCTGGTTGATTTACCTCTTGTTTCAAAAGCTTTGTGCTGTCCCCAAGCCCCTGCCCAGGTCTGAGGGGTCAGACAAAGGGAAACGAGGGGATGGGGACctttgggagagggagaagagggtcCCACTTGAACTCTCTCTGTGGGAGAGGACCAGCTGCCTCCAGGCCTGGGATATGTCCTCATCCCTCTGGATCTCCCCATGTACCCCCTGTGCAGCCCTGCCGGCTCCAGCATGGCTCATGACTCAGGCAGTGACAGTGTGGTGACACACAGCTGGCGTGATGGGCCATCTCCAGTTAAATGCTGTGGGCTATTTACGGTCCCCAGGACACCGGGCTCAGCCTTCTCACAGCCTGGGCTGTCCTGGGGGTGAGTCAGGGGATGCCCTCCCCTGGGACACCCCGCTCCCCCAGCTGTGGGAGAGCAAAGAGGGGTTAGCAGATGTGGCCCTGGGAAGTTTCCAGCTCCTGGGTGACACTGCACAAGTCACATAAAAAAGCTGTCACTCCGTCTCGGCAGCCAGGACCCTCCATGTTGGGGCAGCACTCCATGAGGAGTGTGTGGTGGATGGTTTGAGGCGCAGAGCAGCCGGGGGGTCCCACAGTGCCTGTCTCTGCACCCACAGGTCCCACTGGTGAGGTGAGGTCAGACCTGACGATGCAGCTGTGGGACAAGGGAGTCGCAGCAtccctggggcagagggacACACAGGATGGGACCCGccacccccagctccccactCCCATGGATAAACACAGCAtttgctctcctgcctctgccccgcTTGTCACCAAgctggggccagggctggcCCCGCACTGGGGGACTTCCCGGGAGCTGGCGATGCCTCTGGCTCCCCGCGGCATCCTCCGGCTGCGGATGTGTCATGGCCCAGCCGCTTCCCTTCGGAAGTCCCCGCCGGGCGGTTCTGGGGGGGTCTGACTCACCcgacaccccccccaccccgccttCCTGCACGGCCTCCCCCACAGCCCTGGCAGCCGGCCCCGGCGGAGCCCCcggccggcccccgccgccgctaCCGGCGGTCCGAGGGCGGGGAGCACAGCCTAGCGGCGGGAGCTGGAAGGAGCCGGGCTGCTGGTGCCCCCCCCGCGCCGTcccggccgggctgcgggggCAGCAGGGACCGGCCCGGGGAGCCGCTGCGGTCAGGGCTGCGATGGTAAAGCCTGCCtttccacaaggccaagtgcaaggtcctgcacccgGGTCGGGGCAACCCCAGGACCAGTACAGGCtgagggatggatggatggatggatggagagcagccctgcggagaaggacttagggatactggtggatgaaaaatagTATaagagctggcaatgtgtgcttgcagcccagaaagccgaTGGTATCTGGGACTGCAAAACaagcagcatggccagcagcGTGAGCGAGGTGATGCTCCCGCTCCACTCCGttcttgtgagaccccacctggagtacagcatccagctctggggtcctcagtacaagagaggcacggacctgttagagtgggtccagaggagggccacaaaaatgatcagagggctggaacatctctcccatgaagacaggctgagagagttgggattgttcaacctggagaagagggGGCtcagggagaccttactgcagccttcCAATATATAAATgggtttataagaaagatgaagagagactttttaccagggcctgtagtttttactgttttttcaaggggcaatggttttaaactgaaagaggtgGCAGGGGCCCGCTCCCCAGCAAGGGGAAACACGGCCACAGCAGGCTGGGAGAGGCCGAGGCGTCCCCTGCCACGGGGAGCGAGAGCCGCAGGGTGCCTGGGTGCCAGGATGGAAAGACCCGAGCAGGGCTGCGGCCTCGGCTCTCCTGCTGTCGCCCGGCTCCGGGCCCGGCTGGGGCAGGGcgagctgcagagctggctgtgaaCAGCCATGAGATGGCGGCAGGCGCTCACGCTTGGCTGTCCCAGCCTGGGGTGCCTCACGGGTGTCTGCAGGCACAGGGCTGCCCGGATCCTGCAccgccagccccggccccgctggcAGAGAGCACATCAGGCACTAGCCTGGAGCCCAGCCTGGGACATCCCTTGTCCCCCAGTGAGTCAAGACCGAGGGGACAACAGCTGCTCATGGGGCTCTGCGATGTCTGCCCAACCTGGGGACAAAACCTCCCCATCCAGGACCTTGAACCCACCACCCGATAAGGGTGGTTAATGATCAGCACTGGGATGTCCTAGCCAGAGGCACGGTGCCAGCTGCCCCAGGAGTGACGTCTGGGCAGAGCAGTGCCCTGCCCCACGGCCCCAGGACCTGGTGGCAGTGCCAGGATGGCCAGAGGGGACATGCCCTGCACCCACGGCCCTGGACACCGCCACAGCAGAGCCCTGCTTGTGGCCTGGACAGCCTGGCCTGCACCAGGTTGGGCAGGAGCTGGTGCCATGCTCTCCCTGGCATGAAGACAAACGAAACCTGCCTCCGGTTGGGTCACCAGCAGCCGCACTGGGCATGCCAAGGTCTCCCCATCTGGGCTCCTGGCTGGCAGCGCCCGGAGGAAGCGCTGAGAGAGGCCCTGGAACAGCTTGGACCCAGCTCCCTGGGGCATCATCCTGCATTGCAGGGGGACAAGGCAGGGACAGGGGTAGGACAGgcaggggatggaggcagggcaggagggctcAGGCCAGGAGGGGCAGCGCCCTGAAGAGCAGGCCCAGCAGTGAGCCTGGTGCCGGTGCAGGGTGTGCAGGGTCTGGGGTGCGGTACCCAGTGCCAGAGTGCGATGCCGGTGCTGGCACATGATGCGCGGTGCCTGGTGCAGTGCccagtgctggtgctggtgccTGGCAAGCAGTGCCCAGCGCCCACTGCTCATGTGCAAAGCCCAGTGTGCAGCACCTGGTGCTGGTACTGATGCTGGTGCCACACGCTACGCTGTGCTCGGGGTGCTGCACCTACCGTGCCATGCCAgtgctggctgccagctgcctgtTGCACGGTGCCATTGTGCAGTGCACAGAGTGTGGCACCCAGTTCCTGGTACACGGCACCGTGTACCGCTGATGCCAGTTCCAAGCACCTAGCACCCGGTGCACGGTGTGTGATGCTGCCGAGCAGCGTCCGGTGTACAGCACTTGGTGTATGGCACGTGGTACCCAGCGTGCGGTACCTGGTACCCGGTGTGCCGTAACCTGTACCCGGTACGCTGCAGCCGGTATCCATGGCCCGGTAGCAGGTGTGCAGCAGCTGGCACAAGGTGCCCGTGTATGCGCTGCCCGGTGCCCAGTCCCCGCTGTGCAGCAGCCGGTACCCCGTACCCAGTGCGCAGCAGCCGGCACCGGGGCCGGTACCCAGTGCGCAGCATCCGGTGCGCGGTACCCGGTGCGCGATGCTCAGTTCCCGGTGCGCGGTGCCCAGTGCCCGGTTGCCGCCTCCGCGCCGCCCCCTGCACCGCCCCTGGTGCCGCCCCCCACCGTTCCCGGTGcgtccccgccccgccccgtcCCGTGCGCTGCCGACGGAGCATGGCGGGGCCgagcggcggggcccggcggccgctgctgccgctgctcctgcgcccccgcccgccgccgccgcgcagcagcccggggccgccgcgcaGGACCGggggctcggcggcggcggcggcggggccggcgcggctGAAGGGACCGGAGGAGCtaccggggccggggctgctccgGACTTTCGTCTGGCTCTTCCTGCGGGGCTACCTGCTGCACACGCACCGGCTCCAGGTGCGCGGGGGCAGCCCggcccgggggctgcgggggacCGGGGCTGCGGGGTGCGCGGGGGCCTGGGGACCCTGCACGGGTGCGTGGGGgtgggggagctgggaggggtgCGTGGGGTGGAGGGGCTCCCgggtgggctgcagggagggtgctGTGCACGGGCGAGGGCTTTGCGAGGGGGGGAGTGGGTGCGTGCTGGGGGCAGGGTGAGATGggcggtggggtgggggggtggggggagcagccTACAAGTGACAGCAGGGAGTTGAGCGGGGGCGgcggggtgggggagaggaggggctGGGCGGCGGGGAGCACCCGTGCACCGTGGGGTGATGCTGGGGCCAGCAGCGCGGAGAGGGGCCAGCGCAGAACTGGGTGGCCTCGGGAGGGTCCTACCAGTCCAGGGCTGCTCCAGCATCCCCAAGCCAGCCAGGCAGCCAAGGGCAAAGGTTCGGGGGCAGCTCACGGGGTCCTGGCATCCCCGGGCAGCCCGAGCTGCCCCAGCCATGACAAGCTGGAGGGGCCGTGGTTTCAGgggcaggcagccaggcaggtGTTTGGGCAGATGGtagccaggcaggcaggggagagatAGCCAgaggtgtttgttttcttctgtcaacACTTCCTCTTACATCGGATGAAGCAAGTGATGGTCTTGGCTGGCTGCAAGCCAGGCGGCATCTTCCAGTGCCCTGGAGCTCTGACCGGCCGGAGAAGTGTGCAGGATCAGGCCTCCCCAGCACCGCAGAGCACTGGGCACTGCTGTTTGGAGAAGGGGCTGTCGCAGGGCAGCGGGGTCTCGGAGAGCGGGCACAggagctccctgctgctccctccgGCCCTCGGAGCTCCGAGCATGGCCTGGCTTTGTGGACAGATGCCGGCATAGTCCAGAGGTGCCTTTCCCCGGATCCCGGCAGCTCCGGCTTctctcagccctgctctccaaGGCCTGCGTCGGGTCAGGTCCTGGCTGCCAGCAGATGCTGATGGGCAGGCTTCAACCCAGGCCATGGCTGCCCACAGTCCCACGCAGCATGTTCACCCGGCAAGCCGCCTGCGGCACCAGGGTGGCTgtccctccccctcctcctgccaccacGCACGAGGAACGTCTCCCCGCGGTGACGAATCCAGCTGAATCCGGGCGCAGCCTGCGATGCAGTCAGTCACCAAGGGAGATTGTACCACGTGCATCCCCGCAGCCACGGGGAATGGGGACCAGGGCTTCCCTGCTAGGTCCCCCGCAGGCCCCCAGGCTTGGCCCTGCTCCGCAGGGGCTCTGGCAGTGCCTGGGTGGGATGGAAAGCACCCCTTGGACGTGGCCCTGTGCAGATCCACTTGCAAAGGGGTGCCTGGCTGCCCCCAAGGGATACACTTGGGGTTACGGTGCTCCCTGGCGGGGAGGCAGGTGTGGCACCCTTGGGTGCAGCCGAGGAGAGGGGATCTGTGACTGGCAGAGCCCAGAGTGGGGCTGATGCTGGTGGATGTCCCCTAGCTGGCTTGTGAGCCTGTGGCCCCAGGGCCATGCCCTGGGGGTGGCAGCCTGCCCTGGGAGCAGCCCAGTGCTGCCCCAGCCTGGCACTGCCCTCCCACTGCTGATCATTAACCACCCTTATCGGGTGGCGGGTTCAAGGACCCACACGGGGACTGTTGTCCCCCACCTGAGCAGAGTTGGGGCCATGCTGGAAGCAGCAGGGCTTGGCCCTGCTCACAGCCGCTGCAATGGCCCTGCATCTCAGCAGACCCCTGTGCTTGGCAgttgtccctgtccctgctgtccCCTCTTGGCCTTGCTTCCCCAAAAGACCCACCAAGCCCTCCGTGCATCTCTGGGGTGGGTGAGGTGTgtgccagcctgtgctgggggTCGGTGGCTGATGTGGTTAGTGCTGGCAGAGGACATGTACCTGGAGACACCAGTCCAAGCCATCTGCAGAGCGCTTCAAGGATGGTGCCAGCTTGGGGGGCTGTCAGAGGCAGATGCTTGGGCCCAGCTGATGCTGAGGGGTCCCTGGAATGGGTGCAGAGCATGCTGGATGCGTGCAGGGCAGCGtcggggcagggagggactgATCCAGCCCCAATGCTGGCCCTGTCCCATTCACCCTGCTGTGTTCTGGTGCATCGCAGCTGATGTCCCGGCGCATTTACGGCCCTATCTGGAAGTCGACCTTCGGGCATTACGAGAACATCAACATCGGGAGCCCAGtggtgctggagcagctgctaCGGCAGGAGGGCAAGTACCCCATGCGGAGCGACATGGCCCTGTGGAAGGAGCACCGGGACACCCGGCGCCTGCCCTATGGACCCTTCACTGAGTGAGTCCTGCCCTGGCTGCGCTCTGCGGGGCGGCAAGCGGCTCCTGTCCCTTCCTCATGTAGGGCCCAGGTGGCAACTCGTATTGCTCCCTCCCCTGCAAGCAGCGTGTCCCCCCCAAGCAGAAGAGCATGGCCATGGTGGGTGGAAAGACCCCTGGGGTGGTTCCAGCCTGGCGTGGGGGCATGCACCCAGGGACTGGGAAACTGCTGCCAGCCACTGCACcctgcctggctgtgcccccGGTGCTGAGCCCCGTCCCCGCGCAGGGAAGGGGAGCGCTGGTACCGCCTGCGCCAGGTCCTCAACAAGCGGCTGCTGAAGCCCTCGGAGGCAGTGCTGTACGCGGACGCCATCGGGGAGGTGGTGTCGGACCTGATGGTGCGGCTGCGGGACGAGCGGAGCCGCAGCCCCTCAGGGGTGCTGGTGGGGGACGTGGCCAACCTGCTCTACCGCTTCGCCCTGGAAGGTAGGGGGGTCCTCGTCCTCccccttgccctgccctgctcttccCATCCCCGCGGGGGTCTGGATGTGGCCTGTCCCCGGCAGGGATCTCTTATATCCTCTTCGAGACCCGCATCGGGTGCCTGAAGCAGCAAGTCCCCACTGAGACCCAGCGCTTCATCGACTCCATCAACCTCATGTTCAAGAACTCCATCTTCGCCACCGTCCTGCCCCGATGGAGCCGCAAGGTGCTGCCCTTCTGGGACCGCTACCTGGACAGCTGGGACACCATCTTCGCCTTCGGTGAGCGGTGGCGATGGGGGCCCGGTGTGGTGGGACTGGACTCCCTAAGGACCCTCAAAAGCGGGGCAGTCTCCAGCCATGTGTCCTTTTGGCCGTGCTCGCTCTGTCAGCGCTGGGTCCtgctctctgtccctgcaggcaAGACCCTGATTGACCGAAagatggaggagctggaggggcaGGTGGAGCGGGGCAAGGAGGTGTCCGGCTATCTGAGCTACCTGCTGGCCAGTGGCAGGCTCAGCCTGGATGAGGTCTACGGCAGCGTGGCCGAGCTGCTGCTGGCCGGCGTGGACACGGTGAGAGCCGGGCAGCTGCTGCCGGGGGATCCCCGCTGAGCTCCGTGCCAGCGGGGAGCCACGGGGCCATGCTCAGCCacgctccccagcccctgcaagCTCTGGGCTGGTGGTTGGGGGGCTGATGCCCCACAGGGGCAAACcctcaggcatcggtcagtaCAGACCCTGTCCTCCgctctgctccctgtcctgctccctgccccagtTTCACCCGTGCTCGCTGCCCCTCACTCCTAGCTTCCCTGTGCACCGGAGCAGGGGCTGTCTGGTGCCGTACTGGTGCCATGCTTGGCACAAGGCTGCTCGGGTAACCATCCCACTTCTCCCTCACTCCTCTCGGTGCTCCGC
The window above is part of the Gymnogyps californianus isolate 813 chromosome 7, ASM1813914v2, whole genome shotgun sequence genome. Proteins encoded here:
- the LOC127018337 gene encoding sterol 26-hydroxylase, mitochondrial — its product is MAGPSGGARRPLLPLLLRPRPPPPRSSPGPPRRTGGSAAAAAGPARLKGPEELPGPGLLRTFVWLFLRGYLLHTHRLQLMSRRIYGPIWKSTFGHYENINIGSPVVLEQLLRQEGKYPMRSDMALWKEHRDTRRLPYGPFTEEGERWYRLRQVLNKRLLKPSEAVLYADAIGEVVSDLMVRLRDERSRSPSGVLVGDVANLLYRFALEGISYILFETRIGCLKQQVPTETQRFIDSINLMFKNSIFATVLPRWSRKVLPFWDRYLDSWDTIFAFGKTLIDRKMEELEGQVERGKEVSGYLSYLLASGRLSLDEVYGSVAELLLAGVDTTSNTLSWALYHLSRDPGVQETLYQELKAVVPADRFPGAEDIPKMPMLRAIIKETLRVYPVVPTNARVFYEKDIVIGDYLFPKNTLFVLAHYAMSHDETYFPEPERFLPQRWLRGHGSPHHPFSSIPFGYGVRACVGRRIAELEMHLALARIIQAFEVRPDPRGVEVTSVSRIVLVADKPINLEFIARPGAP